A region of Liolophura sinensis isolate JHLJ2023 chromosome 8, CUHK_Ljap_v2, whole genome shotgun sequence DNA encodes the following proteins:
- the LOC135472527 gene encoding mesotocin receptor-like, with product MVNLTNVLDYLDDVQNGTSIVLEFNNSTRSNATEATPLDSVHDLQYNKTIRIVCLYALIILGLIGSTLVFIWMWFNRRLKSRVNLLILNLTLADLVVVFFGCIPQLIWEYFDRDWIAGEFMCKTVKYLQGIGLMSSSYMLVILAIDRHQAIRAPLREPPPVWVMAGIGWGISLAGAFPQLFVFHLNHTNGHCENIFRETEKSNRAAYLTYALVLSFLIPLIILAICYARIFLKISQKAAESNTNRRQTFKPGKVHLQSTPSSSLPKAKIKTLKMTFVIVSTFIFFGLPYFIAEMIMSYGDHRVLNAHLYAVLGAVAPASSSVNPYVFLLFNANWRCLAGLGNSLPWSNAVHDRRRYIYSNTSLRTEFTSVNSDIVRSSMYKPAIVDKDTVEMYTLH from the exons ATGGTTAACCTTACCAACGTCTTGGATTACCTGGATGATGTTCAAAATGGCACGAGCATAGTACTGGAGTTTAATAACTCAACGCGAAGCAATGCCACTGAGGCTACTCCCTTGGATAGCGTTCACGATTTGCAATACAACAAGACGATACGGATTGTTTGTCTATACGCCCTGATCATTCTGGGGCTGATAGGGTCTACCCTTGTCTTCATTTGGATGTGGTTTAACCGTCGACTCAAGTCCAGAGTGAACTTACTTATATTAAACCTTACTCTTGCTGACCTCGTCGTTGTGTTTTTCGGATGCATTCCTCAGCTCATATGGGAATATTTCGACAGAGACTGGATCGCTGGAGAGTTTATGTGtaaaacagtgaaatatttgcAAGGTATCGGGTTGATGTCCAGTTCGTACATGCTGGTCATTTTGGCTATAGACAGACATCAGGCTATCCGGGCACCTCTGCGGGAACCACCACCG GTATGGGTTATGGCGGGCATCGGATGGGGAATCTCCTTGGCAGGCGCTTTTCCACAGCTCTTCGTCTTTCACCTGAATCACACCAACGGCCACTGCGAGAACATATTCCGAGAGACGGAGAAATCGAACCGTGCAGCTTATTTGACGTACGCCTTGGTTTTGTCCTTCCTCATTCCGCTCATCATCCTCGCTATATGCTACGCTCGGATCTTTCTGAAAATTTCCCAAAAAGCAGCAGAGAGCAATACAAACAGGCGCCAGACCTTTAAACCAGGGAAAGTCCACCTCCAGAGTACGCCATCGTCGTCCTTACCTAAGGCAAAGATAAAAACACTCAAGATGACTTTTGTGATCGTCtccactttcattttctttggaCTGCCGTACTTCATCGCCGAGATGATCATGTCATACGGAGATCACCGAGTTTTGAACGCACACCTGTACGCAGTCCTCGGCGCTGTTGCTCCAGCATCCTCTTCTGTTAACCCCTATGTATTCCTTTTGTTCAACGCCAACTGGCGTTGCCTTGCCGGACTGGGAAATTCCCTCCCTTGGAGCAACGCCGTGCATGATAGGCGGCGCTATATTTACTCCAATACAAGTTTGAGAACGGAATTCACTTCCGTCAACAGTGACATTGTAAGGTCATCAATGTACAAGCCAGCCATCGTGGACAAAGACACGGTAGAGATGTATACCCTCCATTGA